The following are encoded in a window of Candidatus Zixiibacteriota bacterium genomic DNA:
- a CDS encoding TRAP transporter fused permease subunit: protein EEEMSEPARPRQLSTPWALVTRLMMGGAAAYFVWASTVGVVSLQYFRGAAVLYSLVVPILLYKARRRARSDRPSAVDVLLAAAATVSVVYWMVEHEAMAYRAGDYTATDVWMGVVATAVAIEAARRVLGWDMALCAVVPILYALFGNYLPYIIGHRGYSVRRVVEYVYLTSDGIFGIMAEVLAEYIIPFVAFGAFLERAGVAQFFIDISLAALGRIAGGPAQASVVSSALMGTISGSPIAETVTKGPITIPLMKRAGFPPHTAAAVEAAASTGGAIMPPVMGAGAFIMSEMTGIPYLDIIKVAAIPGILYFVSVGVMIYFESRKLGLRGFPREDLPRLPEVWRRGWYLLLPIAVLIGTLVAGYSPQIAALYGMVSTIAVSWLRKETRMGPGSIWRALVDTGRNCLFVAALTGAVGVLIGVLSLTGIVIRFPYLLIELAGESVLVTIALIACATFVLGLPLPITATYLIVAVVAVPALLKLGVPLISAHLIIFWLSLDSNITPPVAMGPFAAAAIAQADPMKTGWSCFRFAKIIYVMPLLFAYTHLLLTGTAAQNLAAILSATLGTVLFSIVSTAYFHIRTTLIEWLLLAAATALSFVPSWPAGTGAVLIFAAVYAWQRRRAAAEPALKKPIIAAN, encoded by the coding sequence TTTTCGGGGTGCCGCCGTGCTCTACAGCCTGGTGGTGCCGATCCTCCTCTACAAGGCGAGAAGGCGCGCCCGTTCCGACAGGCCTTCGGCCGTCGACGTCCTGCTCGCCGCCGCGGCGACCGTCAGCGTGGTCTACTGGATGGTGGAGCACGAGGCGATGGCCTACCGCGCGGGCGACTACACCGCCACCGACGTATGGATGGGCGTGGTCGCGACGGCGGTCGCCATCGAGGCGGCGCGGCGCGTTCTGGGCTGGGACATGGCGCTTTGCGCCGTGGTCCCCATTCTCTACGCGCTGTTCGGCAACTATCTCCCGTACATCATCGGCCATCGCGGCTATTCCGTGCGGCGCGTGGTGGAGTACGTCTACCTCACCTCCGACGGCATTTTCGGCATCATGGCCGAGGTCCTGGCCGAGTACATCATCCCGTTCGTCGCCTTCGGCGCGTTCCTGGAGCGCGCGGGCGTGGCGCAGTTCTTCATCGACATCTCGCTTGCAGCGCTGGGACGGATCGCGGGCGGTCCGGCGCAGGCATCGGTGGTGTCGAGCGCCCTGATGGGAACCATCAGCGGCAGCCCGATCGCCGAAACCGTGACCAAGGGTCCGATCACCATTCCGCTGATGAAGCGCGCCGGCTTCCCGCCGCACACGGCCGCGGCGGTGGAAGCGGCGGCGTCGACGGGCGGCGCGATCATGCCGCCGGTCATGGGCGCCGGCGCTTTCATCATGTCCGAGATGACCGGCATTCCATACCTTGACATCATCAAGGTGGCGGCGATTCCCGGGATCCTCTATTTCGTCTCCGTCGGAGTCATGATCTACTTCGAGTCGCGCAAGCTCGGCCTCAGAGGGTTTCCCAGGGAAGATCTCCCGCGGCTCCCCGAGGTCTGGCGCCGCGGCTGGTATCTGCTCTTGCCCATCGCCGTCCTGATCGGCACTCTCGTCGCCGGCTATTCGCCCCAGATCGCGGCGCTTTACGGCATGGTTTCCACCATCGCGGTGAGCTGGTTGCGCAAAGAGACACGGATGGGACCGGGGTCGATCTGGCGCGCGCTGGTGGACACGGGCAGGAACTGCCTCTTCGTCGCCGCGCTCACCGGCGCCGTCGGGGTCCTGATCGGGGTCCTGTCCCTGACCGGCATCGTCATTCGCTTCCCCTATCTCTTGATCGAGCTGGCGGGCGAGAGCGTTCTCGTAACGATCGCCCTGATCGCCTGCGCCACCTTCGTCCTCGGCCTGCCCCTGCCGATCACCGCAACCTATCTGATCGTCGCCGTCGTCGCCGTGCCGGCGCTGCTCAAGCTCGGCGTGCCGCTCATCTCCGCGCATCTGATCATCTTCTGGCTGAGCCTCGACTCCAACATCACGCCGCCGGTGGCCATGGGACCGTTTGCCGCCGCTGCGATCGCTCAGGCCGACCCCATGAAGACCGGCTGGAGCTGCTTCCGGTTCGCAAAGATCATCTACGTCATGCCGCTGCTCTTCGCCTACACGCATCTGCTGCTGACGGGAACGGCCGCCCAGAACCTCGCCGCGATCCTTTCCGCCACCCTGGGAACCGTGCTGTTTTCCATCGTGAGCACGGCCTATTTCCATATCCGCACGACGCTGATCGAGTGGCTGCTCCTGGCGGCGGCGACGGCGCTGTCCTTCGTCCCGTCCTGGCCGGCGGGAACCGGGGCGGTGCTGATCTTTGCCGCGGTTTACGCCTGGCAACGGCGGCGGGCGGCCGCAGAGCCGGCCCTGAAAAAACCGATTATCGCGGCGAATTGA